A stretch of Desulfurivibrio alkaliphilus AHT 2 DNA encodes these proteins:
- the rimP gene encoding ribosome maturation factor RimP codes for MSAGESALIQRLHELLEPVVLDHGLELAELQFRREAPGWVLRLIIDADDGVGLDDCTRVSREVSHLLEVEDPIEQAFTLEVSSPGLDRPLRRERDYVRCRGKMAKIVCTRQIEGQNVVIGRLGEVADGAVTVETDAGPVKVPLAAVRRARLVVEW; via the coding sequence ATGTCGGCCGGAGAATCAGCCCTTATCCAACGCCTTCATGAACTGTTGGAGCCGGTGGTGCTGGACCATGGCCTTGAGCTGGCGGAACTGCAGTTTCGCCGCGAGGCCCCGGGCTGGGTGCTGCGCCTGATCATCGATGCCGACGACGGGGTCGGCCTCGACGACTGTACCCGGGTCAGCCGCGAGGTTTCCCACCTGCTGGAGGTGGAAGACCCCATTGAGCAGGCCTTCACCCTGGAGGTTTCTTCGCCGGGGCTGGATCGCCCTTTGCGGCGTGAGCGCGACTATGTTCGCTGTCGCGGGAAAATGGCCAAAATCGTCTGCACTCGGCAGATCGAGGGCCAGAATGTGGTCATCGGCCGTTTGGGCGAGGTGGCCGACGGCGCCGTAACGGTGGAAACCGACGCCGGACCGGTAAAGGTGCCCTTGGCGGCGGTACGGCGGGCCAGGTTGGTGGTGGAGTGGTAG